Proteins encoded in a region of the Deltaproteobacteria bacterium genome:
- a CDS encoding MATE family efflux transporter: protein MTRRPLYNLTEGSIISGMWRLSLPMVGSMILHDILQLVDLFFLGRLGAVYVAGLTMGGVFVETFYTLAMGISTGTVAMVARHVGAGKRKEAHNVVVQSIFIGLALSLIMTGLGLFLSDWALTLIGTTGEVKVQGAVYLRIVALGSVFIFVPFNLNSALRGAGDAVTPLKIMAVSNVLNIILAPLLIFGLLGFPRWEMAGAAWAVVISRGVGALLTCYVFFSGTSFFRLQAQDMKLDLPVMWTLIRIGFYGSLQMLFRNISALFIARLVAVFGITAMAAYGIVIRLRMSVLLPGMAIGNAAATLVGQNLGAGKPERAVKTGWAGVGFYAVFMLCLTFLFILFANELVGVFNQSPEVIAEGSLFLKIFSATFIFLAFSSVLGRAITGAGDTFSPMVITGLIILGLRIPLAYMLSLSLGPAGIWLGMALSNVVQGIVFTFWFHLGRWKKAMID from the coding sequence ATGACCAGGCGACCTCTGTATAACCTGACAGAAGGCAGCATCATAAGCGGCATGTGGCGTCTTTCCCTGCCCATGGTCGGCTCCATGATTCTGCATGACATCCTGCAGCTGGTTGATCTTTTTTTCCTGGGACGCCTTGGAGCGGTTTACGTGGCCGGATTGACCATGGGCGGTGTCTTTGTGGAGACCTTCTATACTCTGGCCATGGGAATTTCAACCGGGACCGTGGCCATGGTGGCGCGCCATGTTGGCGCGGGGAAAAGAAAAGAGGCGCATAATGTCGTGGTTCAGTCCATCTTCATCGGGCTGGCCTTATCGTTGATCATGACGGGTCTGGGTCTTTTTTTAAGTGATTGGGCCCTGACGCTAATCGGCACCACGGGCGAGGTCAAGGTTCAGGGCGCGGTGTATCTTCGTATCGTTGCCTTGGGCTCGGTTTTTATTTTCGTTCCCTTTAATCTGAATTCCGCGCTCCGAGGCGCTGGAGATGCGGTCACGCCGCTCAAAATCATGGCCGTGTCGAACGTGCTCAATATCATCCTCGCGCCGCTCTTAATCTTCGGTCTCCTGGGTTTCCCGCGCTGGGAGATGGCTGGGGCCGCATGGGCCGTGGTCATCTCACGAGGTGTGGGCGCGCTTTTGACCTGTTACGTCTTTTTCAGCGGTACCAGCTTTTTCCGGCTTCAGGCCCAGGACATGAAACTCGATCTCCCGGTCATGTGGACCCTCATCAGGATAGGGTTTTACGGGTCATTGCAGATGCTGTTCCGCAATATCTCCGCCCTGTTCATAGCGCGTCTGGTGGCGGTTTTCGGGATTACGGCCATGGCCGCTTATGGCATCGTGATCAGGCTTCGCATGTCGGTCCTTCTCCCGGGTATGGCCATCGGAAACGCGGCCGCCACCCTGGTCGGTCAAAATTTAGGCGCTGGCAAACCCGAGCGGGCGGTTAAGACCGGGTGGGCCGGTGTAGGTTTTTATGCTGTCTTCATGCTCTGTTTGACCTTCCTTTTTATACTCTTTGCCAATGAACTGGTAGGTGTCTTCAATCAAAGTCCAGAGGTCATAGCGGAGGGTTCCCTGTTTCTTAAGATATTTTCAGCCACTTTTATCTTTCTGGCTTTTTCTTCGGTGCTGGGCCGGGCCATAACCGGGGCCGGGGATACCTTCTCACCCATGGTTATTACAGGATTGATCATCCTTGGTCTGCGTATTCCTCTGGCTTACATGCTTTCCCTCAGCCTGGGGCCCGCGGGCATCTGGCTGGGAATGGCCTTATCAAATGTAGTTCAGGGCATTGTCTTTACATTCTGGTTTCATCTCGGAAGATGGAAGAAGGCGATGATTGATTAA
- a CDS encoding phosphomannomutase/phosphoglucomutase: MKKEMFREYDIRGIVDEDFDLDDAHTLGQGFGTYLHEHGGVSAVVGRDCRLSSEPIRNALVEGLTKSGVHVIDVGICPTPVFYFALRHFKADGGLMITASHNPPQYNGFKVSLGLDTIFGQEIQKFRRLLDKGAFITGSGSAEKRDIITSYTDYLANNINIERPVKVAIDAGNGTGGVVAAPLLKRLGSPAVELFTEMDGNFPNHEPDPTVLANMATLVETVVSQKLELGIGFDGDTDRIGVVDEKGEIIFGDMLMVIFARDILRTEKSGTFIAEVKCSKNLYDDIEAHGGRAIMWRTGHSLIKQKLKEEEGLLAGEMSGHMFFQHRYFGYDDAIYAACRLLEIVSRSTIPVSQFLTDLPRMYSTPEIRVGCAEDKKFKLVELVREELRRDHDIIEVDGVRVLFPDGWGLLRASNTGPLLVLRFEAESEARLTEIRALVEGTLERLKARL; the protein is encoded by the coding sequence ATGAAGAAGGAAATGTTTCGGGAATACGATATCCGCGGTATCGTGGATGAAGATTTTGATCTGGATGACGCCCATACCCTGGGTCAGGGCTTTGGAACCTACCTTCATGAGCACGGCGGCGTGAGCGCCGTAGTGGGGCGGGACTGCCGCTTGAGTTCGGAACCGATCCGGAACGCCCTGGTGGAAGGTCTGACCAAATCAGGAGTCCATGTCATTGATGTCGGTATCTGCCCGACGCCGGTTTTCTACTTTGCCTTGAGGCATTTCAAGGCCGACGGCGGCCTCATGATTACGGCCAGCCATAATCCGCCTCAGTACAACGGCTTCAAGGTCTCCCTGGGGCTGGACACTATTTTTGGCCAAGAGATCCAAAAGTTCAGGCGCCTGCTTGATAAGGGAGCTTTTATTACCGGAAGCGGTTCAGCAGAAAAGCGCGATATCATAACTTCCTATACTGATTACCTGGCAAATAACATTAATATCGAACGGCCGGTTAAGGTCGCGATTGACGCAGGCAACGGCACCGGCGGCGTGGTGGCCGCCCCGCTGCTCAAACGCCTGGGCTCGCCTGCGGTCGAACTCTTTACCGAAATGGATGGCAACTTCCCCAACCACGAACCCGACCCGACCGTGCTCGCCAACATGGCCACCTTGGTTGAAACCGTTGTCAGCCAGAAACTCGAACTGGGCATCGGGTTTGACGGCGACACGGACCGCATCGGCGTGGTGGATGAGAAGGGTGAGATTATTTTCGGGGACATGCTCATGGTCATCTTTGCCCGGGACATCCTCAGGACCGAGAAGAGTGGAACCTTTATCGCTGAAGTCAAGTGCTCCAAAAATCTGTACGACGACATCGAGGCTCACGGCGGCCGGGCCATCATGTGGCGGACCGGTCATTCCCTGATCAAGCAGAAGCTCAAGGAGGAGGAAGGTTTGCTTGCCGGGGAGATGAGCGGGCACATGTTTTTCCAGCACCGGTATTTTGGGTATGACGATGCCATTTACGCTGCCTGCCGTCTTCTGGAAATCGTTTCGCGCAGCACTATCCCTGTCTCGCAATTTTTAACCGACCTGCCCAGGATGTACAGCACTCCGGAGATCAGGGTCGGATGCGCGGAGGACAAGAAGTTCAAGCTGGTGGAGCTGGTCAGGGAGGAACTGCGGCGGGATCATGACATTATTGAGGTGGACGGGGTGCGGGTCCTTTTCCCGGACGGCTGGGGTCTCCTGCGGGCCTCTAACACCGGCCCGCTTTTGGTGCTCAGGTTTGAAGCTGAAAGCGAGGCGCGTCTGACCGAAATCAGGGCCCTGGTCGAAGGAACCCTTGAAAGACTGAAGGCCCGGCTGTGA
- a CDS encoding ROK family protein, translating to MTNYLGVDIGGTNIRYGLVSAQGRLWSSGHFPAQIQRGFDQVVADLNGRLKEFMATLPSSAQPQGVGIGVAGRIAPQKGLVVFSPNLPDWKNAPLAERVWQALDLEVRIENDANLYALGEWLAGAGQGLDNLIVLTLGTGVGGGLILNGRLWTGSFGNAAEVGHMVVEPEGRTCNCGGRGCLETLASAAAMARMAREWIEQGETCGYRGRIEDLTSAHLFDLARQGDTLALKVFDRAGSALGLVLTDIFNLLGLQGAIIGGGAAAAFEFLKPRIKAELSARLMTSDPDQILLARSALGDQASLIGVPTLFRASKEP from the coding sequence GTGACGAACTACCTCGGGGTTGACATCGGCGGGACCAATATCCGGTACGGCCTGGTGTCCGCCCAAGGCAGGCTCTGGTCTTCCGGCCACTTTCCGGCTCAAATCCAGCGCGGCTTTGACCAGGTCGTGGCGGACCTGAACGGCCGCCTGAAAGAATTCATGGCCACCCTCCCTTCTTCAGCTCAGCCCCAGGGCGTGGGCATTGGTGTAGCCGGTCGGATCGCGCCGCAAAAAGGCCTGGTCGTTTTCTCTCCCAACCTGCCTGATTGGAAGAACGCGCCTCTGGCCGAACGCGTCTGGCAAGCCCTTGACCTTGAAGTCCGCATTGAAAACGATGCCAATCTTTACGCCCTGGGCGAATGGCTGGCCGGGGCCGGTCAAGGTCTGGACAACCTGATAGTCCTGACCCTGGGCACCGGCGTAGGCGGGGGTCTTATCCTGAACGGCCGCCTCTGGACCGGCTCTTTTGGCAATGCGGCTGAAGTCGGCCATATGGTCGTGGAGCCTGAAGGACGGACCTGCAACTGCGGCGGACGGGGCTGTCTTGAAACCCTGGCCTCGGCAGCGGCCATGGCCCGAATGGCCCGGGAATGGATCGAGCAGGGAGAGACCTGCGGCTACCGAGGCAGGATCGAGGACCTCACGTCCGCCCATCTCTTTGACCTGGCCCGGCAGGGCGACACTCTGGCCCTGAAGGTCTTTGACCGAGCCGGCTCAGCCCTGGGGCTGGTTTTGACCGATATCTTCAATCTTCTCGGGCTGCAGGGGGCGATTATCGGCGGCGGAGCCGCCGCGGCTTTTGAATTCCTGAAGCCCCGGATCAAGGCCGAGCTTTCGGCGCGCCTCATGACCTCAGACCCGGATCAAATTCTCCTGGCGCGGTCTGCCTTGGGTGACCAGGCCTCCCTGATCGGCGTGCCGACCCTTTTCCGCGCCTCCAAAGAACCCTAA
- a CDS encoding RES domain-containing protein, whose translation MSTVDTPDMVCCVNCFRDRHIKQFIRGGENIGTCDYCLSEKIDTHSVRDVGQFIMAGFLQRYEDAAHQVPYESREGGYQYPTETITEILLESPDIWGDILDDPSTLLHDLIYDDNTAYVTHHPHGPPPGMPDEIEHWQKFCETVKREKRFTAFLDDKNSDPNDPQNPRNLLSTIANHFFEDHLDYYPPGRKIYRARIKSGSKNYSHEELTSPPLSNTRNSRMSPVGISFFYGGNDSPTCIHEIRPSVGETVVVAEFEVLRPLTILSFQYDMVETTSMFDPSYNYDYDEFTIPFLNYFISDISKPIRDTDSDIEYVPSQVFTEFIKSFDFDWAFTYAGSDKGENDPVLIDGISFPSSLNTGGQNIVLFRGPEISTENTGNKGDAWLLYKNYTEEKITEVVVSSKPVT comes from the coding sequence ATGAGTACAGTCGATACACCTGATATGGTATGCTGTGTTAATTGTTTTCGAGATCGTCACATAAAGCAATTTATTCGTGGTGGTGAAAATATTGGGACTTGTGATTATTGTTTGAGTGAGAAAATCGATACTCATAGTGTTAGAGATGTTGGTCAATTTATCATGGCTGGTTTTCTCCAACGATATGAAGATGCTGCCCACCAGGTTCCCTATGAATCCAGGGAGGGTGGCTATCAATATCCAACCGAAACCATTACAGAGATTTTACTTGAATCGCCAGATATTTGGGGGGATATATTAGATGATCCTTCTACGTTGCTGCATGACTTAATTTATGATGACAACACAGCTTATGTTACCCACCACCCTCATGGTCCTCCTCCTGGCATGCCAGACGAGATTGAACACTGGCAAAAATTTTGTGAAACGGTTAAAAGAGAGAAACGATTTACTGCGTTCTTAGATGATAAAAATTCTGATCCCAATGACCCTCAAAATCCAAGAAATCTACTATCTACAATTGCCAACCATTTCTTTGAGGACCATCTTGATTACTACCCTCCAGGTAGGAAAATTTATCGAGCCAGGATCAAATCAGGATCAAAAAATTATAGCCACGAGGAACTTACCAGTCCACCTTTAAGCAACACGAGGAACAGTCGAATGAGTCCTGTTGGTATTTCATTTTTTTATGGTGGCAATGATTCTCCTACGTGTATACATGAAATTAGACCAAGTGTAGGTGAAACTGTAGTTGTTGCTGAATTTGAGGTGCTCCGACCATTGACTATTTTATCCTTTCAGTACGATATGGTTGAAACTACAAGCATGTTCGATCCTTCTTATAATTACGATTACGATGAATTTACCATACCATTTTTGAATTACTTCATATCAGATATCTCAAAGCCCATAAGAGATACTGATTCTGATATCGAATACGTTCCCAGCCAAGTTTTTACGGAGTTCATAAAATCATTCGATTTTGATTGGGCATTTACTTATGCTGGGAGTGATAAGGGTGAAAACGACCCAGTTTTAATTGATGGTATTTCGTTTCCAAGTTCACTTAATACTGGCGGCCAAAATATCGTCTTATTTCGAGGGCCGGAAATCTCAACAGAAAACACTGGCAACAAGGGCGATGCATGGCTCCTCTACAAAAACTATACAGAGGAGAAAATTACTGAAGTTGTTGTTAGTTCGAAGCCTGTAACGTAG